Proteins encoded together in one Henckelia pumila isolate YLH828 unplaced genomic scaffold, ASM3356847v2 CTG_477:::fragment_3, whole genome shotgun sequence window:
- the LOC140872885 gene encoding uncharacterized protein isoform X1 produces the protein MGLSGSKCNAPAASSPPSSSSAGAVVRRNRSTRSRLLKSSCLRHRFDDDETQESDCPGEENGDTVCCPTESKTISSPVSAEIYRKDIADQNDHANCITSDAELDEWGESSFTESVSREHNASRVLSSQSHNPPSRFLSRFSFYPGNLSFRLSRAKSLGSSNPYPTTSTSVTIPNDEEEREDPSVSAVNRRIRSQGCDIFPTCFNNRPFRMRRGHCASDGLHFSPYGSDNPDNLQDNPRMNSRRDMVISRGDARIDCTLNLFSPINNSNRDGAGLRRANRQIAARERIERNIRFSRTLSVGRLRDRVLRRSLVPDLDLYHFQQDEEVTRSSQVTERQGSDDAPEEVVSYGNDLSLPVSSGNALSNMSISFYGTQNPEFEIPQARDTGYHDVVEHRSNFIERRRRIRSQVRALQRLGSRLENISGHDRSCILSGQHLGGRCTCRIAAREVSANDEATARASISRIGMLAEALFEVLDEIHQQSVALSTRHTASSVASIPAPDEVVESLPLKIFSKLKRKPSDEAAQCYICLVEYDDGDSMRILPCHHEFHRACVDKWLKEIHRVCPLCRGDICRSTP, from the exons ATGGGGTTAAGCGGTAGCAAGTGCAATGCACCTGCCGCCTCGTCGCCGCCGTCTTCATCGTCAGCTGGAGCTGTTGTACGGAGGAACCGTTCCACCCGAAGCAGACTGTTGAAGTCTTCTTGCCTACGACATCGCTTCGATGATGATGAAACCCAG GAATCTGATTGCCCCGGTGAAGAGAATGGAGATACTGTCTGCTGTCCAACTGAGTCGAAGACAATTTCTTCTCCAGTGTCGGCTGAAATATACAGGAAAGATATAGCTGACCAAAACGATCACGCTAACTGCATTACCTCTGATGCCGAGCTCGATGAATGGGGTGAATCAAGCTTCACTGAATCTGTGTCTAGGGAACATAATGCATCTCGAGTTCTGTCCTCTCAGTCACATAATCCTCCTAGTCGTTTCCTTTCTCGATTCAGTTTCTATCCTGGAAACTTAAGCTTCCGGCTGAGCCGGGCAAAAAGTTTGGGCTCGTCAAATCCTTATCCCACTACTTCTACAAGTGTCACAATTCCGAATGACGAAGAAGAACGAGAAGACCCATCAGTTAGTGCTGTTAATAGACGTATCAGGTCTCAAGGTTGCGATATCTTTCCAACATGTTTTAATAATAGACCCTTCAGAATGAGGCGTGGGCATTGTGCATCTGATGGTTTGCATTTCAGCCCTTATGGTTCTGATAACCCCGATAATTTGCAAGATAATCCAAGGATGAATTCAAGACGTGATATGGTGATCAGTAGAGGTGATGCAAGAATAGACTGTACTTTGAATTTATTTTCTCCGATAAACAACAGCAACAGAGACGGTGCTGGACTAAGACGTGCCAACAGACAAATTGCTGCTCGGGAACGAATAGAACGTAACATTCGTTTCAGCAGAACATTAAGCGTTGGAAGGCTTCGTGACAGAGTCCTTCGCAGATCACTTGTTCCTGATTTAGATCTATATCATTTTCAACAAGATGAAGAAGTGACGCGTAGTAGTCAAGTTACTGAGAGACAAGGTTCAGATGATGCACCAGAGGAAGTGGTGTCCTATGGAAATGATCTTAGTCTGCCGGTTTCTTCTGGCAATGCTTTATCAAACATGTCAATATCCTTTTATGGTACTCAAAATCCAGAATTTGAAATCCCACAAGCTAGGGACACTGGATACCATGATGTCGTGGAGCATCGATCAAATTTCATTGAACGTAGAAGAAGAATAAGATCTCAG GTACGGGCGCTTCAACGACTAGGAAGCCGTTTAGAGAATATCTCTGGCCATGACAGGTCTTGCATCTTATCTGGTCAGCATCTAGGTGGTCGTTGCACTTGTCGCATTGCTGCTCGAGAGGTTAGTGCAAATGATGAAGCTACTGCGAGAGCTAGCATATCTAGAATCGGCATGTTAGCAGAGGCTTTATTTGAG GTTCTCGATGAAATTCACCAGCAGTCTGTTGCTTTATCCACTCGGCATACTGCATCTTCCGTTGCATCCATTCCAGCACCTGACGAAGTGGTGGAGTCATTACCTTTGAAGATATTTAGCAAATTGAAAAGGAAACCAAGTGATGAAGCTGCACA ATGTTACATATGCCTTGTTGAATACGATGATGGAGATAGCATGAGGATACTGCCTTGCCATCACGAATTCCATAGAGCATGTGTGGATAAATGGCTCAAAGAAATTCACAG GGTATGCCCTCTTTGTCGAGGAGACATTTGCAGATCGACTCCTTGA
- the LOC140872839 gene encoding probable polyamine transporter At1g31830 isoform X1, translating into MVPLSEERRSSTNSGRDAEIHAAADTISVVHHDDPKPQSPQINGREDHDHDQKLREAGSRQTSIAMGDYNGAEYVGLNTIHSPRSNHGRKVSVLPLVFLIFYEVSGGPFGIEDSVNAAGPLLALAGFLIFPLIWSVPEALITAEMGTMFPENGGYVVWVSSALGPFWGFQQGWMKWLSGVIDNALYPVLFLDYLKSGIPALGGGLPRVIAVLAITIFLTYLNYRGLVIVGWVAVLLGIFSILPFVVMGFISIPKLQPKRWLVADIHNVDWNLYLNTLFWNLNYWDSISTLAGEVENPRKTLPTALFYALILVVLGYFFPLLSGTGAIPLQRELWTDGYFSDVAKIIGGVWLRWWIQGAAAMSNMGMFVAEMSSDSFQLLGMAERGMLPEFFAKRSRYGTPLVGILFSASGVLLLSWLSFQEIVAAENFMYCFGMMLEFIAFVRLRMIAPAAPRPYKIPVGTVGAILLCIPPTILIGVVLFFSSVKVMVVSLVAVMLGLILYPCLKQCEKKRWLIFSTSPDLPDFHTSTRENETLVD; encoded by the exons ATGGTTCCCTTATCAGAAGAGAGAAGAAGCAGTACTAATTCAGGCCGTGATGCTGAAATACATGCAGCAGCAGATACAATTTCAGTAGTACACCACGACGACCCAAAACCTCAGAGCCCGCAGATTAATGGCCGCGAGGATCATGATCATGACCag AAGTTGAGGGAAGCAGGCAGTAGGCAAACGTCTATTGCAATGGGGGATTATAATGGTGCAGAATACGTAGGACTTAACACGATTCATTCTCCTAGATCAAATCATGGTAGGAAGGTCTCAGTCTTACCCCTTGTTTTCCTCATATTCTACGAGGTATCGGGTGGACCATTTGGCATTGAGGATAGTGTTAATGCAGCTGGTCCTCTTCTTGCTCTTGCTGGTTTCTTGATATTCCCTCTCATATGGAGTGTTCCTGAAGCCTTAATAACTGCTGAAATGGGCACTATGTTTCCGGAAAACGGTGGTTATGTAGTTTGGGTTTCGTCTGCTCTGGGACCGTTCTGGGGTTTTCAGCAAGGGTGGATGAAATGGCTAAGTGGGGTAATTGATAATGCCCTTTACCCAGTATTGTTTCTTGATTATCTAAAATCAGGGATTCCTGCATTAGGTGGTGGTCTGCCAAGGGTTATAGCCGTTCTGGCCATAACGATTTTCTTAACTTACTTGAATTATCGAGGCTTAGTTATTGTTGGATGGGTTGCTGTGCTTCTTGGAATCTTCTCGATTCTTCCTTTTGTGGTCATGGGATTCATTTCGATTCCGAAATTGCAGCCTAAAAGATGGCTAGTTGCAGACATACACAATGTGGACTGGAACTTGTATCTCAATACGCTCTTCTGGAACCTGAATTATTGGGACTCGATAAGTACACTGGCAGGAGAAGTAGAAAACCCTCGAAAAACTCTTCCAACCGCCCTCTTCTACGCGTTAATTCTTGTCGTTCTTGGATATTTCTTTCCTTTACTAAGCGGGACAGGAGCCATCCCTCTGCAGCGTGAATTATGGACGGATGGGTACTTCTCTGATGTGGCAAAAATTATAGGTGGAGTGTGGCTGAGATGGTGGATTCAGGGGGCTGCCGCTATGTCGAATATGGGGATGTTTGTGGCGGAAATGAGCAGTGATTCATTTCAGCTTCTTGGCATGGCTGAAAGAGGGATGCTTCCCGAATTCTTTGCCAAGAGGTCTCGATATGGAACTCCTCTAGTTGGGATCTTGTTCTCTGCTTCTGGTGTGCTTCTGCTTTCTTGGCTGAGCTTTCAAGAAATCGTAGCGGCAGAAAATTTCATGTACTGCTTTGGAATGATGCTGGAATTTATAGCGTTTGTACGACTTAGAATGATCGCCCCTGCGGCACCTCGGCCTTACAAGATACCAGTAGGGACAGTTGGTGCTATCTTGCTGTGCATCCCTCCAACCATATTAATCGGTGTGGTATTGTTCTTTTCTTCGGTTAAAGTCATGGTTGTTAGCCTCGTTGCCGTCATGCTCGGGCTGATACTGTACCCCTGTCTTAAGCAGTGtgagaagaagagatggcttatATTTTCCACGAGCCCCGATCTTCCGGACTTTCATACAAGTACTCGGGAGAATGAGACTTTAGTAGACTAG
- the LOC140872839 gene encoding probable polyamine transporter At1g31830 isoform X2 — translation MKLREAGSRQTSIAMGDYNGAEYVGLNTIHSPRSNHGRKVSVLPLVFLIFYEVSGGPFGIEDSVNAAGPLLALAGFLIFPLIWSVPEALITAEMGTMFPENGGYVVWVSSALGPFWGFQQGWMKWLSGVIDNALYPVLFLDYLKSGIPALGGGLPRVIAVLAITIFLTYLNYRGLVIVGWVAVLLGIFSILPFVVMGFISIPKLQPKRWLVADIHNVDWNLYLNTLFWNLNYWDSISTLAGEVENPRKTLPTALFYALILVVLGYFFPLLSGTGAIPLQRELWTDGYFSDVAKIIGGVWLRWWIQGAAAMSNMGMFVAEMSSDSFQLLGMAERGMLPEFFAKRSRYGTPLVGILFSASGVLLLSWLSFQEIVAAENFMYCFGMMLEFIAFVRLRMIAPAAPRPYKIPVGTVGAILLCIPPTILIGVVLFFSSVKVMVVSLVAVMLGLILYPCLKQCEKKRWLIFSTSPDLPDFHTSTRENETLVD, via the exons ATG AAGTTGAGGGAAGCAGGCAGTAGGCAAACGTCTATTGCAATGGGGGATTATAATGGTGCAGAATACGTAGGACTTAACACGATTCATTCTCCTAGATCAAATCATGGTAGGAAGGTCTCAGTCTTACCCCTTGTTTTCCTCATATTCTACGAGGTATCGGGTGGACCATTTGGCATTGAGGATAGTGTTAATGCAGCTGGTCCTCTTCTTGCTCTTGCTGGTTTCTTGATATTCCCTCTCATATGGAGTGTTCCTGAAGCCTTAATAACTGCTGAAATGGGCACTATGTTTCCGGAAAACGGTGGTTATGTAGTTTGGGTTTCGTCTGCTCTGGGACCGTTCTGGGGTTTTCAGCAAGGGTGGATGAAATGGCTAAGTGGGGTAATTGATAATGCCCTTTACCCAGTATTGTTTCTTGATTATCTAAAATCAGGGATTCCTGCATTAGGTGGTGGTCTGCCAAGGGTTATAGCCGTTCTGGCCATAACGATTTTCTTAACTTACTTGAATTATCGAGGCTTAGTTATTGTTGGATGGGTTGCTGTGCTTCTTGGAATCTTCTCGATTCTTCCTTTTGTGGTCATGGGATTCATTTCGATTCCGAAATTGCAGCCTAAAAGATGGCTAGTTGCAGACATACACAATGTGGACTGGAACTTGTATCTCAATACGCTCTTCTGGAACCTGAATTATTGGGACTCGATAAGTACACTGGCAGGAGAAGTAGAAAACCCTCGAAAAACTCTTCCAACCGCCCTCTTCTACGCGTTAATTCTTGTCGTTCTTGGATATTTCTTTCCTTTACTAAGCGGGACAGGAGCCATCCCTCTGCAGCGTGAATTATGGACGGATGGGTACTTCTCTGATGTGGCAAAAATTATAGGTGGAGTGTGGCTGAGATGGTGGATTCAGGGGGCTGCCGCTATGTCGAATATGGGGATGTTTGTGGCGGAAATGAGCAGTGATTCATTTCAGCTTCTTGGCATGGCTGAAAGAGGGATGCTTCCCGAATTCTTTGCCAAGAGGTCTCGATATGGAACTCCTCTAGTTGGGATCTTGTTCTCTGCTTCTGGTGTGCTTCTGCTTTCTTGGCTGAGCTTTCAAGAAATCGTAGCGGCAGAAAATTTCATGTACTGCTTTGGAATGATGCTGGAATTTATAGCGTTTGTACGACTTAGAATGATCGCCCCTGCGGCACCTCGGCCTTACAAGATACCAGTAGGGACAGTTGGTGCTATCTTGCTGTGCATCCCTCCAACCATATTAATCGGTGTGGTATTGTTCTTTTCTTCGGTTAAAGTCATGGTTGTTAGCCTCGTTGCCGTCATGCTCGGGCTGATACTGTACCCCTGTCTTAAGCAGTGtgagaagaagagatggcttatATTTTCCACGAGCCCCGATCTTCCGGACTTTCATACAAGTACTCGGGAGAATGAGACTTTAGTAGACTAG
- the LOC140872839 gene encoding probable polyamine transporter At1g31830 isoform X3, producing the protein MGDYNGAEYVGLNTIHSPRSNHGRKVSVLPLVFLIFYEVSGGPFGIEDSVNAAGPLLALAGFLIFPLIWSVPEALITAEMGTMFPENGGYVVWVSSALGPFWGFQQGWMKWLSGVIDNALYPVLFLDYLKSGIPALGGGLPRVIAVLAITIFLTYLNYRGLVIVGWVAVLLGIFSILPFVVMGFISIPKLQPKRWLVADIHNVDWNLYLNTLFWNLNYWDSISTLAGEVENPRKTLPTALFYALILVVLGYFFPLLSGTGAIPLQRELWTDGYFSDVAKIIGGVWLRWWIQGAAAMSNMGMFVAEMSSDSFQLLGMAERGMLPEFFAKRSRYGTPLVGILFSASGVLLLSWLSFQEIVAAENFMYCFGMMLEFIAFVRLRMIAPAAPRPYKIPVGTVGAILLCIPPTILIGVVLFFSSVKVMVVSLVAVMLGLILYPCLKQCEKKRWLIFSTSPDLPDFHTSTRENETLVD; encoded by the coding sequence ATGGGGGATTATAATGGTGCAGAATACGTAGGACTTAACACGATTCATTCTCCTAGATCAAATCATGGTAGGAAGGTCTCAGTCTTACCCCTTGTTTTCCTCATATTCTACGAGGTATCGGGTGGACCATTTGGCATTGAGGATAGTGTTAATGCAGCTGGTCCTCTTCTTGCTCTTGCTGGTTTCTTGATATTCCCTCTCATATGGAGTGTTCCTGAAGCCTTAATAACTGCTGAAATGGGCACTATGTTTCCGGAAAACGGTGGTTATGTAGTTTGGGTTTCGTCTGCTCTGGGACCGTTCTGGGGTTTTCAGCAAGGGTGGATGAAATGGCTAAGTGGGGTAATTGATAATGCCCTTTACCCAGTATTGTTTCTTGATTATCTAAAATCAGGGATTCCTGCATTAGGTGGTGGTCTGCCAAGGGTTATAGCCGTTCTGGCCATAACGATTTTCTTAACTTACTTGAATTATCGAGGCTTAGTTATTGTTGGATGGGTTGCTGTGCTTCTTGGAATCTTCTCGATTCTTCCTTTTGTGGTCATGGGATTCATTTCGATTCCGAAATTGCAGCCTAAAAGATGGCTAGTTGCAGACATACACAATGTGGACTGGAACTTGTATCTCAATACGCTCTTCTGGAACCTGAATTATTGGGACTCGATAAGTACACTGGCAGGAGAAGTAGAAAACCCTCGAAAAACTCTTCCAACCGCCCTCTTCTACGCGTTAATTCTTGTCGTTCTTGGATATTTCTTTCCTTTACTAAGCGGGACAGGAGCCATCCCTCTGCAGCGTGAATTATGGACGGATGGGTACTTCTCTGATGTGGCAAAAATTATAGGTGGAGTGTGGCTGAGATGGTGGATTCAGGGGGCTGCCGCTATGTCGAATATGGGGATGTTTGTGGCGGAAATGAGCAGTGATTCATTTCAGCTTCTTGGCATGGCTGAAAGAGGGATGCTTCCCGAATTCTTTGCCAAGAGGTCTCGATATGGAACTCCTCTAGTTGGGATCTTGTTCTCTGCTTCTGGTGTGCTTCTGCTTTCTTGGCTGAGCTTTCAAGAAATCGTAGCGGCAGAAAATTTCATGTACTGCTTTGGAATGATGCTGGAATTTATAGCGTTTGTACGACTTAGAATGATCGCCCCTGCGGCACCTCGGCCTTACAAGATACCAGTAGGGACAGTTGGTGCTATCTTGCTGTGCATCCCTCCAACCATATTAATCGGTGTGGTATTGTTCTTTTCTTCGGTTAAAGTCATGGTTGTTAGCCTCGTTGCCGTCATGCTCGGGCTGATACTGTACCCCTGTCTTAAGCAGTGtgagaagaagagatggcttatATTTTCCACGAGCCCCGATCTTCCGGACTTTCATACAAGTACTCGGGAGAATGAGACTTTAGTAGACTAG
- the LOC140872861 gene encoding alkylated DNA repair protein ALKBH8 homolog translates to MGLPRFTCPKGRDDESSPHLYVANCGPAVGLSYEIIASVFGTYGEVKGVYSADESGTRVIVSFQEKGSAQCALKELNGKPCSSLGGRSLHIQYSVQSLNKINSTESVPVATSASDLNIPGLFLIQDFITAKEEEELLSAVDCGPWKHLAKRRVQHYGYEFCYGIRNVNTNQYLGELPDFVSQILERVRSFQTLDGAIDVSLDQLTVNEYPPGVGLSPHIDTHSAFEGSIFSLSLAGPCIMEFRKYTTSTWQGKPTTSGDNEDQISQENLDFVRKSIYLPPRSILLLSGESRYAWHHYIPHHKVDKVKDSLIRRGSRRVSFTLRKVRKGPCRCEFPQYCDSQK, encoded by the exons ATGGGTTTACCAAGATTTACATGTCCCAAGGGACGAGATGATGAATCAAGCCCTCATCTTTATGTGGCAAATTGTGGTCCTGCTGTTGGACTTTCGTATGAAATTATTGCATCTGTTTTCGGTACGTATGGAGAAGTTAAAGGAGTCTATTCTGCTGATGAAAGTGGGACTCGGGTTATTGTTTCTTTTCAAGAGAAAGGGAGTGCCCAATGCGCTTTAAAAGAATTGAATGGAAAACCATGTTCTAGTCTCGGTGGTCGATCATTGCATATTCAGTATTCTGTACAATCACTTAATAAG ATTAACTCTACTGAATCAGTTCCAGTAGCGACATCAGCTTCAGATTTGAACATTCCTGGACTTTTCTTAATCCAAGACTTCATCACTGCTAAGGAAGAGGAA GAGTTGCTTTCGGCAGTTGATTGTGGGCCATGGAAACATCTAGCCAAAAGAAGGGTTCAACATTACGGATATGAGTTTTGCTATGGT ATAAGGAATGTTAACACGAATCAGTATTTGGGTGAGCTTCCAGATTTTGTGTCACAAATACTTGAAAGAGTCAGATCATTTCAAACACTTGACGGTGCTATAGATGTCTCTCTCGATCAACTAACG GTCAATGAGTATCCGCCTGGGGTCGGTTTGTCTCCGCATATAGACACTCATTCGGCATTTGAAGGATCGATTTTCAGCCTTTCACTCGCAGGCCCTTGTATCATGGAATTTAGAAAGTACACAACCAGCACTTGGCAGGGGAAGCCTACCACTAGTGGTGACAACGAGGACCAAATATCTCAAGAAAACTTAGATTTTGTTAGGAAATCAATTTATCTTCCTCCTCGATCTATTCTGTTGCTATCTGGTGAGTCGAGATATGCTTGGCATCATTACATTCCACACCACAAG GTGGATAAAGTGAAGGACAGTTTGatccgcagaggttcaagaagggTGTCCTTTACACTACGCAAG GTCAGGAAAGGGCCTTGTCGATGTGAATTTCCTCAGTACTGTGATTCTCAAAAGTAG
- the LOC140872885 gene encoding uncharacterized protein isoform X2, whose protein sequence is MGLSGSKCNAPAASSPPSSSSAGAVVRRNRSTRSRLLKSSCLRHRFDDDETQESDCPGEENGDTVCCPTESKTISSPVSAEIYRKDIADQNDHANCITSDAELDEWGESSFTESVSREHNASRVLSSQSHNPPSRFLSRFSFYPGNLSFRLSRAKSLGSSNPYPTTSTSVTIPNDEEEREDPSVSAVNRRIRSQGCDIFPTCFNNRPFRMRRGHCASDGLHFSPYGSDNPDNLQDNPRMNSRRDMVISRGDARIDCTLNLFSPINNSNRDGAGLRRANRQIAARERIERNIRFSRTLSVGRLRDRVLRRSLVPDLDLYHFQQDEEVTRSSQVTERQGSDDAPEEVVSYGNDLSLPVSSGNALSNMSISFYGTQNPEFEIPQARDTGYHDVVEHRSNFIERRRRIRSQVRALQRLGSRLENISGHDRSCILSGQHLGGRCTCRIAAREVSANDEATARASISRIGMLAEALFEQSVALSTRHTASSVASIPAPDEVVESLPLKIFSKLKRKPSDEAAQCYICLVEYDDGDSMRILPCHHEFHRACVDKWLKEIHRVCPLCRGDICRSTP, encoded by the exons ATGGGGTTAAGCGGTAGCAAGTGCAATGCACCTGCCGCCTCGTCGCCGCCGTCTTCATCGTCAGCTGGAGCTGTTGTACGGAGGAACCGTTCCACCCGAAGCAGACTGTTGAAGTCTTCTTGCCTACGACATCGCTTCGATGATGATGAAACCCAG GAATCTGATTGCCCCGGTGAAGAGAATGGAGATACTGTCTGCTGTCCAACTGAGTCGAAGACAATTTCTTCTCCAGTGTCGGCTGAAATATACAGGAAAGATATAGCTGACCAAAACGATCACGCTAACTGCATTACCTCTGATGCCGAGCTCGATGAATGGGGTGAATCAAGCTTCACTGAATCTGTGTCTAGGGAACATAATGCATCTCGAGTTCTGTCCTCTCAGTCACATAATCCTCCTAGTCGTTTCCTTTCTCGATTCAGTTTCTATCCTGGAAACTTAAGCTTCCGGCTGAGCCGGGCAAAAAGTTTGGGCTCGTCAAATCCTTATCCCACTACTTCTACAAGTGTCACAATTCCGAATGACGAAGAAGAACGAGAAGACCCATCAGTTAGTGCTGTTAATAGACGTATCAGGTCTCAAGGTTGCGATATCTTTCCAACATGTTTTAATAATAGACCCTTCAGAATGAGGCGTGGGCATTGTGCATCTGATGGTTTGCATTTCAGCCCTTATGGTTCTGATAACCCCGATAATTTGCAAGATAATCCAAGGATGAATTCAAGACGTGATATGGTGATCAGTAGAGGTGATGCAAGAATAGACTGTACTTTGAATTTATTTTCTCCGATAAACAACAGCAACAGAGACGGTGCTGGACTAAGACGTGCCAACAGACAAATTGCTGCTCGGGAACGAATAGAACGTAACATTCGTTTCAGCAGAACATTAAGCGTTGGAAGGCTTCGTGACAGAGTCCTTCGCAGATCACTTGTTCCTGATTTAGATCTATATCATTTTCAACAAGATGAAGAAGTGACGCGTAGTAGTCAAGTTACTGAGAGACAAGGTTCAGATGATGCACCAGAGGAAGTGGTGTCCTATGGAAATGATCTTAGTCTGCCGGTTTCTTCTGGCAATGCTTTATCAAACATGTCAATATCCTTTTATGGTACTCAAAATCCAGAATTTGAAATCCCACAAGCTAGGGACACTGGATACCATGATGTCGTGGAGCATCGATCAAATTTCATTGAACGTAGAAGAAGAATAAGATCTCAG GTACGGGCGCTTCAACGACTAGGAAGCCGTTTAGAGAATATCTCTGGCCATGACAGGTCTTGCATCTTATCTGGTCAGCATCTAGGTGGTCGTTGCACTTGTCGCATTGCTGCTCGAGAGGTTAGTGCAAATGATGAAGCTACTGCGAGAGCTAGCATATCTAGAATCGGCATGTTAGCAGAGGCTTTATTTGAG CAGTCTGTTGCTTTATCCACTCGGCATACTGCATCTTCCGTTGCATCCATTCCAGCACCTGACGAAGTGGTGGAGTCATTACCTTTGAAGATATTTAGCAAATTGAAAAGGAAACCAAGTGATGAAGCTGCACA ATGTTACATATGCCTTGTTGAATACGATGATGGAGATAGCATGAGGATACTGCCTTGCCATCACGAATTCCATAGAGCATGTGTGGATAAATGGCTCAAAGAAATTCACAG GGTATGCCCTCTTTGTCGAGGAGACATTTGCAGATCGACTCCTTGA
- the LOC140872882 gene encoding uncharacterized protein, protein MGKNKKPTAAAANFEDEKLHEAARSGDMKAVQEVCGANPLAVNSRDRHSRTPLHLAAWSGHAEVVNYLCKNKADIGAAAMDDMGAIHFAAQKGHLEVIKILHAAGISIKSYNRKGMSALHYAAQGSHLELVKYLAKKGANLDAKNKSGKTAVDLAIREEVRNFLVEWKNGSGKSVGVGGEKRETSEHESALVETTESVDDALDADRIAENENGETSKRKGAGEIRENQPEAKKSKVSLNHLLAADDTQEEEEDI, encoded by the exons ATGGGCAAGAACAAGAAGCCAACTGCGGCTGCtgcaaatttcgaggacgaaaaaTTGCACGAGGCGGCTCGATCGGGAGACATGAAGGCTGTGCAAGAAGTATGTGGCGCCAATCCTCTCGCCGTTAACTCGCGTGACAGGCACTCTCGCACCCC ATTACATCTAGCAGCATGGTCTGGCCATGCCGAGGTGGTAAATTATCTCTGCAAGAACAAGGCGGACATCGGTGCTGCTGCCATGGATGACATGGGTGCCATTCATTTTGCTGCTCAAAAGGGTCATCTGGAGGTTATCAAGATTCTTCATGCAGCCGGCATCTCCATCAAATCTTATAATCGCAAGGGCATGAGTGCTCTTCATTATGCTGCTCAAGGCTCTCACCTCGAACTAGTAAAGTATTTAGCGAAGAAAGGTGCAAATCTGGATGCAAAGAACAAGTCTGGAAAAACTGCTGTGGATCTTGCAATTCGTGAAGAGGTGCGGAATTTTTTGGTGGAATGGAAAAATGGATCTGGTAAATCCGTTGGAGTTGGTGGAGAGAAGAGGGAAACGAGTGAACATGAATCCGCACTCGTGGAGACAACAGAGAGTGTTGATGATGCTCTAGATGCAGATAGGATTGCCGAAAATGAAAACGGCGAAACGTCCAAAAGAAAAGGTGCAGGGGAAATCAGAGAAAACCAACCGGAGGCAAAGAAATCGAAAGTTTCTCTTAATCATCTTCTAGCTGCAGATGACACACAAGAAGAGGAAGAAGATATATGA